CTGCCCCGCGGTGCTCTGGTTGCCGGTGTAGGCCAGGCCTTGCCACAGCGCCACGATGTACTCTTCCGGAGCCAGGCCCTTGAAGTACCCGGCGAAGGTGTTGTGGAACATGATGGGGCCGTGCCCGGCGGCCACGGCTTTCGCGAGCTGCGAGCGGTACCAGAAGACGTACACGAGCATGCCGACGATCACGACCACGGGGAGCAGGTACATCACGTTCATGCGCGCGGAGGGTAAGCGACGGAACCTCGAGGGGGAAGCGTGAGTGGCATCGTCGTGGTGGGCGCGGGGGCGATCGGCGGCGTGGCCGCGGGGCGCGCGATCGAGCGCGGACATGACGTGGTCGCATGCGTGCGCCAAGGATTTCGCGAGCTTCAGTGGGACTCGCCGGAGGGATCGCGGCGCCTCGCGCTCGGGGTGGTGACGGACCCGCGCAACGTGGAGCCTGCAGCGTGGGTGCTGCTCGCCACGAAGGCCCATCAAGTAGAGGGCGCGGGGGCATGGCTCAGCGCGTTGGTCGCGCAGCACACCCGCGTCGCGGTGTTGCAGAACGGCGTGGAGCACGCGGAGCGCGTCGCGCGCTGGGTGCCGCCGGAGCGCGTGGTGGCCGTGGTCGTGAGCTGCCCGGCGGAGCGCGTGGCGCCGGGGCACGTCGTGCAGCGCGGGCCGGCGCGCTTCACGGTGGCGGACGACGCCAAGGGGCGGAGCTTCGCCGAGCTCGTGGGCGCCGAAGTGACGGCGGACTTCGGCCGCGCCGCCTGGGAAAAGCTGTGTCTCAACGTGGTGAGCGGCGCCCTGGCGGCCCTGGCCGGCAAGCCGCTGCCGCAGATCGCGCACCCGCAGAAGCTCGACCTCGCCCGCGGCCTCGCGCGGGAGTGTGCACGCGTGGCCCGCGCCGAGGGCGTGGCCCTGAGCGACGACGCGGCGACGGAGATCGCGGAGCGGACCGTGAACGTCACCCGGGGCGGCGAGCCGTCCATCTACCGCGATCGCATGCGTGGTGAGCCGCTGGAGTGGGACGCGCGCAACGGCGTGATCGCGCGGCTCGGCGCGCGACACGGGATCCCGACGCCGCTCAGCGACAAAGCGTCCGCGCTGTTGGCGTCCGCTCATCTCGAACGTTCGCGAGACCTGCTACCGTCCCTCAGCGAGAGCCTGCTAGACTAGTCGTGTGTCGGTAGTCGAAGACACCATCATCGAAGCAGCCCGTGCCTGGAGTCACCGTCCACCTCTGTCATCTTGAGGCGCGAAGTGGCAGCCTTCGGTCGACCATTGTTCGAGCGTGTTCCGGGCGCCATGCAGCAGCTCGAGGTCGACGCCATTCGGGCGTAC
The window above is part of the Polyangiaceae bacterium genome. Proteins encoded here:
- a CDS encoding 2-dehydropantoate 2-reductase — translated: MSGIVVVGAGAIGGVAAGRAIERGHDVVACVRQGFRELQWDSPEGSRRLALGVVTDPRNVEPAAWVLLATKAHQVEGAGAWLSALVAQHTRVAVLQNGVEHAERVARWVPPERVVAVVVSCPAERVAPGHVVQRGPARFTVADDAKGRSFAELVGAEVTADFGRAAWEKLCLNVVSGALAALAGKPLPQIAHPQKLDLARGLARECARVARAEGVALSDDAATEIAERTVNVTRGGEPSIYRDRMRGEPLEWDARNGVIARLGARHGIPTPLSDKASALLASAHLERSRDLLPSLSESLLD